One region of Penaeus vannamei isolate JL-2024 chromosome 36, ASM4276789v1, whole genome shotgun sequence genomic DNA includes:
- the Lst8 gene encoding target of rapamycin complex subunit lst8, with protein sequence MSSDESGDQVILATASYDHNIKLWQAHSGICQRTLQHNESQVNAMEITPDRQLLAAAGYQHIRMYDINSSAPNPVINYEGVSKNVTAVGFQEDGKWMFTGGEDSTAKIWDLRSRNLHVSRIFQVSAPVNCACLHPNQAELFVGDQSGVIHIWDVKTEHNEQLIPEPDASIQSIAIDPEGTYMAAVNNKGKCYVWRLSGGTGDTPITLTPTKSLLAHNKYALKVKFSPDSTMMVTTSADHTAKIWKTADFSQMTELRDSSQRWVWDVAFSADSQHVVTGSSDNTARLWSVETGEVKREYSGHQKTISAIAFRDVLYS encoded by the exons ATGTCGAGTGACGAGTCAGGAGATCAAGTCATTTTAGCGACAGCTAGTTATGATCACAATATCAAGTTGTGGCAAGCCCATAGTGGGATTTGCCAGCGCACTCTTCAACACAACGAGTCT CAAGTGAATGCCATGGAAATAACGCCTGACCGACAGTTGCTCGCAGCTGCAGGGTACCAGCATATCCGTATGTATGACATCAACTCCTCAGCACCAAATCCAGTTATCAACTATGAGGGAGTGAGCAAAAATGTTACAGCTGTAGGATTCCAGGAGGATGGCAAGTGGATGTTCACAGGGGGAGAGGATTCTACTGCTAAAATATGGGATTTGAG GTCCAGAAACTTGCACGTGTCGAGAATCTTCCAAGTTAGTGCTCCGGTCAACTGTGCTTGCCTTCACCCAAACCAGGCAGAGCTCTTTGTCGGGGATCAGTCTGGAGTGATTCACATTTGGGATGTGAAAACTGAGCATAATGAGCAGCTG ATACCTGAACCTGATGCCAGTATCCAAAGCATTGCCATTGATCCTGAAGGCACTTACATGGCTGCGGTGAACAACAAGGGCAAATGCTACGTGTGGAGACTCTCAGGTGGAACAGGCGATACACCCATCACACTCACTCCCACAAAATCACTCCTTGCTCACAACAAATATGCACTCAAAGTCAAGTTCAGTCCGGATTCTAC CATGATGGTAACAACATCAGCTGATCACACAGCCAAGATATGGAAAACGGCTGATTTCTCTCAGATGACAGAGCTCCGAGACAGTAGTCAGCGCTGGGTGTGGGATGTTGCCTTTTCTGCTGACTCTCAACATGTTGTGACTg GTTCCTCGGATAACACGGCACGGTTATGGTCTGTGGAAACAGGAGAAGTGAAGCGGGAATACTCGGGACATCAGAAAACCATCTCCGCCATTGCATTCAGAGATGTGTTATActcttaa